The window aagaaaatttcaaCTCCAACGCCAGCTGGGATCGCTACAAAGGGAATTGAGGTTGATGCTTGCTGTATTGGACCACATAGAATCGTTGGAACGACCAAACAAAGATATGAATGGCTGGGCACAAAAAGCAAGAATAGTTGTTCGCTCCGTAGAGGATATGATCGACAGTTTCAGTTTCAAAACAGCAAAGACGAGCCgggcaaaaaaattgaagagatcTGCCTTGTATTTCAATGAAATGTTTCTTGGATACCAGTTGAGTCCCAAGGTAAAGCGTCTCTTGCTAAGTATCAATAATCTGTCTGAAAGAAGTAAAGTCCTTAATATCGGAAATGATGGAGGAGGTGGAGCAAATGAAGATGCGGTAATAGCAAAGACCACTGTAGCTCGATCAACACTTCACAGTGTCTTTTCCAAGTTCAGTTTCGCACTAATCTTGCATCCTTTTAAAGTGCAAATGTTTCCTGCTGCCTTGTTAGCTGTGGATACAGTTGGGATGGTGATACTAAAAGAGCTGAAGTCTCATATAAATAATCTGCGTAGAGTACATAATCAAATCCTCAATGTCAGAAAAGATCAGGGAGGTTCTGAAGAACTTGAGGTCACTATTTCAAGAGAGAAGACCAACACCatcatttcttctttcttaaaGCAGATTGATTCCgtgctaagaaaaaaaattcttttctcCCGCCGAGCCACCTCGGAGGTTGAGCAAGTAAGGCAGGATATCAACTGTCTATCTAATCTTCTGAAAGATATGGAAGCCGTTAGAGAGCTAGATGAAAGGGAGAAAGTTTGGATGGAATGGGTGAGGGAAATTTGTCTTCGACCTGCAGATGCTTTCCTCGAGTCTTTCGAAAGCGAAAGAGAGCAGCAGACAAAGAGTTGGGCCGCAAAACTCCAAGCTCCTGCTTTTTATAATGGAGATTTAGTGCTCAGAAAGAAGATGATAGAGATCAGGAGCAGGATCCAATATGCATATGGCAGAAGGTGGATATATGGAATGGGAGAATCtgataaaaaaagagaagggtTGACGCCATCAACGGGTTTTGAACTTGAGTCAATCTCGCAAGAGTTGAAGCTCATGCATGCCTTATCTAAAGATGCTCAGGGTATGGAAGTTCAAGGTGGGAGAGGGAAGGCCTGGTTGGAGCAAATTGAAGGCCTTGCTCTTGAGGTAGATAATTTCAGTAAGCTCATAATGCAAGAAAAAATGAAGGGACGTTCACCTCTGTCACTTTACAACAAGTTGCGCTCTATAGCAAAGAAGATAGAAGAAATGAGCAGAAAGTTTTATGTTATGTCTGAAAGAAAGATAACTTATGACATCGggaaatttgaaggaaaaaggGGTCAatattctcagattcaagacCTGCAAGGAACCACGGCATCTATCTCTGGTACTACTGCAGAAGATAATGATAATAACTTGGAGGAAGGTCAACCAGGCTCCTCTCAGCTGCACACAAAGACAACAACATGTGAGATtgaagaaactgaaaacagttc of the Quercus robur chromosome 10, dhQueRobu3.1, whole genome shotgun sequence genome contains:
- the LOC126701703 gene encoding uncharacterized protein LOC126701703, encoding MLAVLDHIESLERPNKDMNGWAQKARIVVRSVEDMIDSFSFKTAKTSRAKKLKRSALYFNEMFLGYQLSPKVKRLLLSINNLSERSKVLNIGNDGGGGANEDAVIAKTTVARSTLHSVFSKFSFALILHPFKVQMFPAALLAVDTVGMVILKELKSHINNLRRVHNQILNVRKDQGGSEELEVTISREKTNTIISSFLKQIDSVLRKKILFSRRATSEVEQVRQDINCLSNLLKDMEAVRELDEREKVWMEWVREICLRPADAFLESFESEREQQTKSWAAKLQAPAFYNGDLVLRKKMIEIRSRIQYAYGRRWIYGMGESDKKREGLTPSTGFELESISQELKLMHALSKDAQGMEVQGGRGKAWLEQIEGLALEVDNFSKLIMQEKMKGRSPLSLYNKLRSIAKKIEEMSRKFYVMSERKITYDIGKFEGKRGQYSQIQDLQGTTASISGTTAEDNDNNLEEGQPGSSQLHTKTTTCEIEETENSSKVQDLPGTPASMDTVSIKNEDTPKITAEPSQMNDLNATELPTSDTVGRSYAKEQVESIKRELELIKAFLEDVEAIKEPDARLNCWEEEMREIAHEAEAIIGIYENTRVEKKSICTRLASLINRDADSKVVREISIINEKIREFTHTRIAYGIEHVEESKLGTRRRYKRSPPSQSSEESVVIGFDDQVNEIKERLLEDDEPNRCVISIVGIEGFGINAAIHYIS